The following proteins are encoded in a genomic region of Dasypus novemcinctus isolate mDasNov1 chromosome 21, mDasNov1.1.hap2, whole genome shotgun sequence:
- the RNF43 gene encoding E3 ubiquitin-protein ligase RNF43 isoform X2, with amino-acid sequence MAGERGASAVLFDITEDRAAAEQLQQPLGLTWPVVLIWGSDAEKLMEFVYKNRKAHVRIELKEPPAWPDYDVWILLTVVGTIFVVILASVLRIRCRPRPRRPDPLQQRTAWAISQLATRRYRASCRKAPSEWPDSGSSCSSAPVCAVCLEEFSEGQELRVISCLHEFHRTCVDPWLHQHRTCPLCMFNIVEGDSFPRALGPSRPYQEPGGRLHLIRQHPGHAHYHLPAAYLLGSSRSSVARPPRPGSFLPSQEPDVGPRHHRPPRAAHPRPAEEQQRLAALAQGRGPSHLRYTLQHPAACPVSPRRARPHDSSGSGESYCTEHSGYLADGPASDSSSGPCHGSSSDSVVNCTDVSLQGIHGSSSTFRSSLSSDFDPFVYCSPEGGLQGEETQPSVTFRPHSLDSVVPKGETQVSSHVHYHQHQHHHYKQQFQWHGRKAALETEAPQARPSVSRMQHQPELPSPEQPAPGSNPPAPSGQLPKPQWSRVLLEPASSPTEASAPRPSPNSLFSSQKSSFRARHHRKRRGGPSEPTAASRPQDLTVDPACQVSPHSGHSLACPWSPEGHPLIFGPPGLDRRLLPETPGPCYSSSQPVWLCLTPRRPLGPHPPEEGPLEWSPGTPEGRPCPYPHCQVLPAQPGLEEELEEVCEQAV; translated from the exons ATGGCCGGTGAGCGAGGAGCCAGTGCTGTCCTCTTTGACATCACCGAGGATCGAGCTGCTGCTGAGCAG CTGCAGCAGCCCCTGGGGCTGACTTGGCCAGTGGTGTTGATCTGGGGCAGCGATGCTGAAAAGCTGATGGAATTCGTGTACAAGAATCGAAAGGCCCACGTGAGGATTGAGCTGAAGGAGCCCCCGGCTTGG CCAGATTATGATGTGTGGATCCTCCTGACGGTTGTGGGCACCATCTTCGTGGTCATCCtggcatcagtgctgcgcatccGGTGCCGCCCCCGCCCTCGCAGGCCG GATCCCCTTCAGCAGCGAACAGCCTGGGCCATCAGCCAGCTGGCCACCAGGAGGTACCGGGCCAGCTGCAGGAAGGCCCCATCTGAGTGGCCAGACTCAGGGAGCAGCTGCAGCTCAGCGCCTGTGTGTGCCGTCTGCCTGGAGGAGTTCTCTGAGGGGCAG GAACTACGGGTCATTTCCTGCCTCCATGAATTCCACCGCACCTGTGTGGACCCCTGGCTACATCAGCATCGGACTTGCCCCCTCTGCATGTTCAACATCGTAG agGGAGATTCATTTCCCCGGGCCCTGGGACCCTCTCGGCCCTACCAGGAACCAGGCGGGAGACTCCACCTCATTCGCCAGCATCCCGGCCATGCCCACTACCACCTCCCTGCTGCCTACCTACTGGGCTCTTCCCGGAGTTCAGTGGCTCGTCCCCCTCGACCTGGTTCCTTCCTACCCTCCCAGGAGCCAGACGTGGGACCCCGGCACCACCGCCCCCCCAGAGCCGCACATCCCCGGCCTGCGGAGGAGCAGCAGCGGTTGGCAGCGCTTGCACAGGGCCGGGGACCGAGCCACCTCAGATACACCTTGCAGCACCCAGCTGCTTGCCCAGTGTCACCACGCCGGGCAAGGCCTCATGACAGCAGTGGGTCCGGGGAAAGCTACTGCACGGAACATAGTGGCTACCTGGCAGATGGGCCAGCTAGTGACTCTAGCTCCGGGCCCTGTCACGGCTCTTCCAGTGACTCCGTGGTCAACTGTACAGACGTCAGCCTGCAAGGCATCCACGGCAGCAGTTCTACCTTCCGCAGCTCCCTGAGCAGTGACTTTGACCCCTTTGTATACTGCAGCCCTGAAGGGGGGCTTCAGGGGGAAGAAACTCAGCCTAGTGTAACCTTTCGGCCCCATTCCTTGGACTCAGTGGTGCCCAAAGGGGAAACCCAGGTTTCCAGCCATGTCCACTACCACCAGCACCAGCACCACCACTACAAACAGCAGTTCCAGTGGCATGGCAGGAAGGCTGCCTTAGAAACTGAGGCTCCACAGGCCAGGCCCAGTGTTTCTCGGATGCAGCACCAGCCAGAGCTGCCTTCTCCTGAACAGCCAGCCCCCGGGTCCAACCCACCAGCCCCTTCAGGGCAGCTCCCCAAACCACAGTGGTCCAGGGTCCTCCTGGAGCCAGCCTCCAGCCCAACTGAAGcctccgccccccgccccagtccCAACAGTCTTTTCAGCTCGCAGAAATCCAGCTTCCGTGCCCGACACCACAGGAAACGGCGGGGGGGTCCCTCAGAACCCACCGCAGCCTCTCGGCCCCAAGACTTGACTGTGGACCCTGCTTGCCAGGTTTCTCCCCACTCTGGCCACAGCCTGGCATGCCCCTGGTCCCCAGAGGGCCATCCATTGATCTTTGGACCTCCGGGCCTGGACAGGAGGCTGCTACCAGAAACCCCAGGTCCCTGTTACTCAAGTTCACAGCCAGTGTGGTTGTGTCTGACTCCACGCCGGCCCCTGGGACCACACCCTCCTGAGGAGGGGCCTTTGGAATGGAGTCCTGGGACCCCAGAGGGCAGGCCATGCCCTTATCCACACTGCCAGGTGCTGCCAGCCCAGCCTG GGTTGGAGGAGGAGCTCGAGGAGGTATGTGAACAGGCCGTGTGA